CACCCATCATTTGGGATTCTGCCTATTACATATGGATGAGCAATTATATAAAAATTCAAATAATTTATTACGGATAATAAAGCGCCTATTTGAATGAATTGAGTGCCATAAAATGGACTTTTATTAACACCGTCCCACCAATATTTCTTCAATATATAAGATGGCAAAAAACCCGGTAAATTCTTTAATGACGTAATGGAATAAAACTGCTCCTTATTACTACATAAAATGTCTTCTTCAATGTCCAACATTTTCTTTACAATAATGGAGTCTAAATTATGTGATTTCTGACTATAGTTGGCATAAATGAAATCTATTTGAGGGTTATCATAAAGAACATTAAGTACCTTTTGAACCGCTCCTTCATCTAATATGTCATCTTGGCCAATAAACCAAATAAATTCACCTTCTGCTAAATCAGCAACCCTCTCAAAATTTTTATCCATTCCTAAAGTAATACTATTCTGGAATAATCTAACATTTTTATACTTAATCCTATAATTATCAACAATCTGGTACGTATGGTCAGTAGAGCGATCGTCGCAAACCACTAATTCTACATTATCAACAATTTGTTTTGTAATGGATTCGAGAGTTTGCGAAATATGTGATTCGCCATTATATGCAGGTAAGACAATAGATAGTTTGTACATAACAAATGACTTTATGCTTTTATTGTTTCGATATAGTTGCCGATACTCATCCATTCCGGAGCTTTGCTTTCATTCAAGAATCTTGATGATCCGATGTTTCCCCTAAGTTTCTTTATTACTTCTCTTCTTATCGTCATATCAAGTTCAATATATTTCTTGCACAGAGATTCTTCAGCATAAATACAATCAAGCCAAACGCGCTTTGTTTCAGAATCATATTTTGAATTTGCTCTAT
Above is a genomic segment from Ignavibacteriales bacterium containing:
- a CDS encoding glycosyltransferase, giving the protein MYKLSIVLPAYNGESHISQTLESITKQIVDNVELVVCDDRSTDHTYQIVDNYRIKYKNVRLFQNSITLGMDKNFERVADLAEGEFIWFIGQDDILDEGAVQKVLNVLYDNPQIDFIYANYSQKSHNLDSIIVKKMLDIEEDILCSNKEQFYSITSLKNLPGFLPSYILKKYWWDGVNKSPFYGTQFIQIGALLSVINYLNFYIIAHPYVIGRIPNDGWQQDTMKLLDIFSGELEVIKYCHLNYPQNVPAKLFKEYYSERKLSLINYVLLLRSEGRILNKKLDKRFKYLFGKRYLLLIALLLKLPPTFYKASRIQFLLRNIYKTIKM